A genome region from Campylobacter concisus includes the following:
- a CDS encoding bifunctional 3,4-dihydroxy-2-butanone 4-phosphate synthase/GTP cyclohydrolase II, with translation MAFENVLKAIEDIKNGKMVIMVDDEDRENEGDLVFSAASSDMQKVNFAITHAKGVLCLAMDEANAKRLDLPLMVSKNTSSHETAFTVTIDAKEATTGVSAYERDMTIRLAASIDSVPENFVRPGHIFPLIAKKGGVLVRTGHTEGSVDLCKLAGVSPMAAICEIVKEDGTMARRDYLEEFCKKFNLNMISVSELVEYRLSHESLIEVSPAKSVKICGFEAKRYDIKDHENKNHAAYVFGEIKAQTNVKFQKISKDHELLSGDKFDNLLKSLDFLSKNGGVLLFLESNKSDASSQKDYGIGAQILKYFDINEIELLSSNKNKEFVSLAGFGLDIKGYKEI, from the coding sequence ATGGCATTTGAAAATGTATTAAAAGCAATTGAAGATATAAAAAATGGCAAAATGGTAATTATGGTCGATGACGAGGACCGTGAAAATGAAGGAGACTTGGTTTTTTCAGCGGCAAGCAGCGATATGCAAAAGGTAAATTTTGCAATCACTCATGCAAAAGGTGTGCTTTGCCTTGCGATGGATGAAGCAAACGCAAAAAGACTTGATTTGCCGCTAATGGTTTCTAAAAATACATCCAGCCACGAAACCGCATTTACTGTCACAATTGACGCAAAGGAGGCAACGACAGGTGTAAGTGCTTATGAGCGTGATATGACGATTAGACTTGCTGCTAGTATTGATTCAGTGCCTGAAAATTTTGTAAGGCCTGGGCATATATTTCCGCTTATTGCAAAAAAAGGTGGTGTCCTCGTTCGCACAGGTCACACTGAAGGATCAGTTGATCTTTGTAAACTTGCTGGCGTTAGTCCAATGGCTGCGATTTGTGAGATCGTAAAAGAAGATGGCACAATGGCAAGACGTGATTATTTGGAGGAATTTTGTAAAAAATTTAACCTAAATATGATAAGCGTTTCTGAATTAGTAGAATACAGACTTAGCCACGAAAGCTTAATAGAGGTTTCGCCCGCAAAGAGTGTAAAAATCTGTGGTTTTGAAGCAAAAAGATATGACATAAAAGATCACGAAAATAAAAATCATGCTGCCTATGTTTTCGGAGAGATAAAAGCACAAACTAATGTAAAATTTCAAAAAATAAGTAAAGATCATGAGCTTTTAAGCGGAGATAAATTTGATAATTTATTAAAGTCGTTGGATTTTTTAAGTAAAAATGGTGGAGTGTTACTATTTTTAGAAAGCAACAAAAGCGATGCAAGCTCGCAAAAAGATTATGGCATTGGGGCACAAATTTTAAAGTATTTTGACATAAACGAAATTGAGCTTTTAAGCTCAAATAAAAATAAAGAATTTGTAAGCCTTGCAGGTTTTGGTCTTGATATAAAAGGCTATAAAGAAATTTAA
- the panB gene encoding 3-methyl-2-oxobutanoate hydroxymethyltransferase yields the protein MKNEKTQKKKLSINDIKNKKGIEPIVMITAYDALFAKLFDDYADIILVGDSLNMSFNMQESTISADMNTMLYHTKAVCNGAKNTFIMADMPFGSYTNEKQAIKNAMKFFKQTNADAVKLEVGMHQVNLVKRLCEEGINVMAHIGLKPQFYKFEGGYKIKGRSEIEAKKLIEEALAFEQAGTFGILLEGTMSSVASEITRQVHVPVVGIGSGVNVDGQVLVWSDMLGFFEDFKPKFVKLYLDGADIVRKSVQSYANDVKGKNFPSEEFCY from the coding sequence ATGAAAAATGAAAAAACTCAGAAGAAAAAACTAAGCATAAATGATATAAAAAACAAAAAAGGCATTGAGCCTATTGTAATGATAACTGCCTATGATGCGTTATTTGCTAAGCTTTTTGATGATTATGCTGATATTATTTTGGTTGGTGATAGCTTAAATATGAGTTTTAATATGCAAGAAAGCACGATAAGTGCGGACATGAATACCATGCTTTATCATACAAAGGCCGTTTGCAACGGAGCTAAAAATACTTTTATCATGGCTGATATGCCATTTGGTAGCTACACAAATGAAAAGCAAGCGATAAAAAATGCGATGAAATTTTTCAAACAGACAAATGCCGATGCGGTAAAGCTCGAAGTTGGTATGCACCAAGTAAATTTAGTGAAGCGTCTTTGTGAAGAGGGTATAAACGTTATGGCTCACATTGGCTTAAAGCCTCAGTTTTATAAATTTGAAGGAGGTTATAAGATAAAAGGTAGAAGCGAGATCGAGGCAAAAAAATTAATTGAAGAGGCTTTGGCATTTGAGCAAGCTGGCACATTTGGTATCTTGCTTGAAGGTACAATGAGTAGTGTGGCTAGTGAAATAACAAGGCAAGTTCATGTGCCAGTTGTTGGCATTGGGTCTGGGGTAAATGTCGATGGGCAAGTGCTTGTATGGTCTGACATGCTTGGGTTTTTTGAAGACTTTAAACCAAAATTTGTAAAACTCTATCTTGATGGAGCGGATATTGTAAGAAAGAGTGTGCAATCCTACGCAAATGATGTAAAAGGCAAAAATTTTCCAAGTGAAGAATTTTGCTATTAG
- a CDS encoding histidine phosphotransferase, protein MGILKRLEIDYSYDIVEEFLSHYALMCDLLEPLIINLGRADKYKDSILELTRIFHNIKSAAGFMHLDPILKLTTLAEEITQEARSLKGPANDKFIDWLLLISDQFNKYKDDVENDFEYFSVLEPKIIDVPAKLN, encoded by the coding sequence ATGGGTATATTAAAAAGGCTTGAAATCGATTACTCTTATGATATAGTTGAAGAATTTTTATCTCACTATGCTTTAATGTGCGATTTACTCGAGCCTTTGATAATAAATTTAGGAAGAGCTGATAAATATAAAGATAGTATCTTAGAGCTTACTAGGATTTTTCATAATATTAAGTCAGCAGCAGGATTCATGCATCTTGATCCGATATTAAAGCTTACAACTTTAGCTGAAGAGATAACCCAAGAGGCAAGAAGTCTAAAAGGGCCAGCAAATGATAAATTTATAGATTGGTTGCTACTTATTAGCGATCAGTTTAATAAATATAAAGATGACGTCGAGAACGATTTTGAATATTTTAGCGTTCTTGAGCCAAAAATCATTGATGTGCCTGCAAAACTTAACTAA
- a CDS encoding cache domain-containing protein produces the protein MQNNMRVFFDYQVKQLNKSIDDEKFSSMAISILLAQNESIQMCLLGQSRDECIKNIENLTKTLGAASMYNNIKLHIYDKDLKSYVRSWDLNRYGDMIASSRFLVQESRHQNKPMVGIEAWYAGTHIRAVSNVIRDGKIIGNIEILLNFDSLGNYFKKQGIDLFVLLAKDKMPSRKSIPSDQILNDYYIENLSSANLNIVGFLRDINFKEYEFYVYKTHYFCVVPLIDASNTQIGYYVLHVNTNEKERNISQNYFESEELF, from the coding sequence ATGCAAAATAATATGCGAGTCTTTTTTGATTACCAGGTAAAACAGCTTAATAAAAGCATAGATGATGAGAAATTTTCATCAATGGCGATCTCTATCTTGCTTGCTCAAAATGAGTCTATACAAATGTGCTTGCTAGGGCAAAGTCGCGACGAATGCATAAAAAATATCGAAAATTTGACCAAAACTCTTGGTGCAGCATCGATGTATAACAACATTAAGCTTCACATTTATGATAAAGATCTAAAAAGCTATGTAAGGAGTTGGGATCTAAACAGATATGGCGATATGATCGCTAGTAGTAGGTTTTTAGTGCAAGAGTCAAGGCATCAAAACAAGCCCATGGTCGGCATCGAGGCGTGGTATGCTGGAACGCATATAAGGGCTGTTTCAAACGTAATACGTGATGGTAAAATTATTGGCAACATCGAGATTTTGTTAAATTTTGACTCACTTGGAAATTATTTTAAAAAGCAAGGAATTGATCTATTTGTTCTTTTGGCAAAAGATAAGATGCCTTCACGTAAAAGCATTCCGAGTGATCAAATTTTAAATGATTATTACATCGAAAATTTAAGCAGTGCAAATTTAAACATAGTAGGTTTTTTGCGTGATATTAATTTTAAAGAATATGAATTTTACGTTTATAAAACACACTACTTTTGCGTGGTACCATTAATAGACGCTAGCAACACACAGATAGGTTACTACGTGCTTCATGTAAATACCAATGAAAAAGAGCGAAATATTTCACAAAATTATTTTGAGTCAGAAGAGCTTTTTTAA
- a CDS encoding XRE family transcriptional regulator has product MDLAQKIRSLREDKEWTQGDLAEKSGVGKSSIQLYESGKGNITQLNLEKIASAFGVNVSYFLNDKMSNSLSISVHKSSPNMSISPEKSETLQKMQKVINEQENKLINLRFFPNVSAAAGYGANNDNESFKSIPVTASFLTTILRIPAKQYDVINVLGNSMEPFLKDGDMVLVLPTHEASNGEIVIANLGGDLYVKKLLKDPIKRRIRLTSMNELYEDIVVEDDELDQLKIVGVVKKVLPSGAISI; this is encoded by the coding sequence ATGGATTTAGCACAAAAGATTAGGTCTTTACGAGAAGACAAGGAATGGACGCAAGGTGATTTGGCTGAAAAATCAGGAGTTGGCAAGTCTAGCATACAATTATACGAAAGCGGCAAAGGTAATATTACGCAACTAAATTTAGAAAAAATTGCCTCTGCATTTGGCGTAAATGTATCTTATTTTCTAAACGACAAAATGTCCAATAGTTTGTCCATAAGTGTCCATAAGTCGTCTCCCAATATGTCCATTAGTCCAGAAAAATCTGAAACATTACAAAAGATGCAAAAGGTTATAAACGAGCAAGAAAATAAGCTTATAAATTTACGCTTTTTCCCTAACGTTAGCGCAGCTGCTGGATACGGTGCAAACAACGATAACGAGAGTTTTAAGAGCATACCAGTTACTGCTTCTTTTTTAACAACTATATTGCGTATACCAGCCAAACAATACGATGTTATAAACGTGCTTGGCAATAGTATGGAACCGTTTTTAAAAGACGGCGATATGGTGCTTGTCTTGCCTACGCACGAGGCCAGTAACGGCGAGATAGTAATAGCAAACCTTGGTGGCGATCTATATGTCAAAAAGCTACTTAAAGACCCGATAAAAAGGCGTATTCGACTAACCTCGATGAACGAACTTTATGAAGATATAGTAGTAGAGGATGACGAGCTAGACCAGCTTAAAATTGTGGGCGTAGTTAAAAAAGTGCTTCCGTCGGGTGCAATCTCGATATAA
- a CDS encoding Mu transposase C-terminal domain-containing protein → MWVSSKQAAEVLGVKYDALMKAIKRAEQAGKKICSIKPNILSFIYTDGIGRGGKTLQIWIDDAVANDDPSKKEPDDEKNSINANLDHSRGSDSAAFCSAVDSAVSDGYIMDGSGNDERGGDSCNLLCGAQACEKIEAKSASQDQVKIKIEDLENMNKLKAVRELKNCPKGMSKTMWGQGVAKKYGVSLKTLYAWAKLNKKEDVEIEDDELSIDFRASFKSSSFEMKALEWATGFMLHNPLSSKRFVYEKLEIYAKENDLNIGSYQSFARLTASAEIKAMLLRATAGDRGVRNEIASHIIRDLNCYESMELVCGDQIVFDFDAIGPDGEVLNPNAYVWIDMGSGAIIGVDVTFGKYNRLSVGRSLKSALRFGMADAIYTDNGKPELSNYIEQVRSQLSGIKFRDFDDLAPNMIHKKAKPGNSRAKPIENIFNHVQRRMSEIVFFERGGAGYHKDKRGDEKEIIKKYMKENPLNYEDFISYFEQGIRWWNEHYNESRKIHPMKSFLEKLDAKPKVVFDETTLDFIFSERRAIKVKNSGVTLTIMGQKRTYSHPKLCKFNGETVEVRINENDYERVNIVDMDSHRALCEANIIDRIDPRDHEKVKAQIAKNEAVTKAVRAAFGYYFDLYKRANAINTYTSVAHETKVKNEKTRKINKKIAMSNEELLNAM, encoded by the coding sequence ATGTGGGTAAGTTCTAAGCAAGCGGCGGAAGTTTTGGGCGTGAAATACGACGCTTTAATGAAAGCAATCAAGCGTGCAGAACAAGCAGGCAAAAAAATTTGCTCAATAAAACCTAATATATTAAGTTTTATCTACACAGACGGCATTGGTCGCGGTGGCAAAACCCTCCAAATTTGGATCGATGACGCCGTAGCAAACGACGACCCAAGCAAAAAGGAGCCAGACGATGAGAAAAATAGTATTAACGCTAACCTTGATCATAGCCGCGGTAGCGATAGCGCCGCTTTTTGCAGCGCTGTGGATAGCGCAGTTAGCGATGGATATATTATGGACGGTAGCGGCAATGATGAGCGCGGCGGCGATAGCTGTAATCTGCTTTGCGGAGCGCAAGCTTGCGAAAAAATAGAGGCCAAAAGCGCAAGCCAAGATCAAGTAAAGATAAAAATCGAGGATCTAGAAAACATGAATAAGCTAAAAGCCGTCAGAGAGCTAAAAAACTGCCCAAAAGGCATGAGTAAGACTATGTGGGGGCAAGGAGTAGCGAAAAAGTACGGAGTTAGCCTAAAAACGCTTTATGCATGGGCGAAACTAAATAAAAAAGAGGACGTAGAGATAGAAGACGATGAGTTAAGCATTGATTTTAGAGCTAGCTTTAAGAGTTCTAGCTTTGAAATGAAGGCTTTAGAGTGGGCAACCGGGTTTATGCTGCATAATCCTTTGAGCTCTAAAAGGTTCGTTTACGAAAAGCTTGAAATTTATGCAAAAGAGAACGACCTAAATATAGGTTCTTATCAAAGCTTTGCGAGATTAACGGCGAGCGCTGAAATAAAAGCCATGCTGCTTCGCGCAACCGCCGGAGATAGAGGGGTGAGAAACGAGATAGCTTCTCATATCATCAGGGATCTAAACTGCTACGAGAGCATGGAGCTAGTTTGCGGCGATCAGATAGTGTTTGATTTTGACGCTATCGGCCCCGACGGAGAGGTGCTAAATCCAAATGCTTACGTATGGATAGATATGGGAAGCGGAGCGATAATCGGCGTGGATGTAACGTTTGGCAAATATAACCGTCTAAGCGTAGGAAGAAGCCTAAAAAGCGCACTAAGGTTCGGCATGGCCGACGCCATATATACCGATAACGGCAAGCCCGAGCTAAGTAACTACATAGAGCAGGTAAGGAGTCAGCTAAGCGGCATAAAATTTAGAGACTTCGACGATCTTGCGCCAAACATGATACACAAAAAAGCAAAGCCGGGAAACTCGCGCGCAAAACCTATCGAAAATATCTTTAACCACGTGCAAAGACGTATGAGTGAGATAGTATTTTTCGAGCGAGGGGGTGCAGGCTATCACAAAGATAAACGGGGCGACGAAAAAGAGATCATCAAAAAATATATGAAGGAGAATCCTTTAAATTACGAGGATTTCATTAGTTATTTCGAGCAAGGGATCAGGTGGTGGAACGAGCACTATAACGAAAGTCGCAAGATCCATCCTATGAAAAGCTTTCTTGAAAAGCTAGACGCCAAGCCAAAGGTGGTGTTTGACGAGACGACTCTTGATTTTATATTTAGCGAGCGCCGTGCTATCAAGGTAAAAAATAGCGGCGTAACGCTAACGATAATGGGGCAAAAACGCACCTATAGTCATCCGAAACTTTGCAAATTTAACGGCGAAACGGTGGAAGTGCGCATAAACGAGAACGACTACGAGAGAGTAAATATCGTGGATATGGATAGCCACAGAGCGCTATGCGAGGCAAATATCATAGATAGGATAGATCCTAGAGATCACGAAAAAGTAAAAGCGCAAATCGCTAAAAACGAAGCCGTAACTAAGGCGGTAAGGGCGGCGTTTGGATATTACTTTGATCTATACAAGAGAGCAAATGCCATAAACACATATACGAGCGTCGCGCATGAAACCAAAGTAAAAAACGAGAAAACTAGAAAAATTAATAAAAAAATAGCGATGAGCAATGAAGAGCTGCTTAACGCCATGTAA
- a CDS encoding ATP-binding protein has translation MGISLKEKFELCQAYGETLETIGKAIGKGGGTVSGVINGKYASSKAELYETAIEAHLDRVLAANAEKKEAKTPKSEVWLSTAQEKIRDRIFKMNGSNLSFFELILGESGMGKTFLLEMTARELGGVYVKARKSLSASAFMSLLLRAIGEKPSGNTDDKFEAFCEAITQSKTRLIIVDEADLFVKDNDLTFERKFELLREIYEYGKRNNLGIAVIAVGLGVLKKRIDKLGGYLQSRLTYSPEMVLSKDELIKIGQMNGIEGEIAEFLAEGDNARLYEKTSLNLALGYEAKVAANLVYQTRRA, from the coding sequence ATGGGTATCAGTTTAAAGGAAAAATTTGAGCTTTGCCAAGCCTACGGCGAAACGCTAGAAACGATAGGCAAAGCCATAGGTAAAGGCGGTGGAACGGTAAGCGGCGTTATCAACGGCAAATACGCTTCATCTAAGGCCGAGCTTTACGAGACGGCGATCGAGGCACATTTGGATAGGGTCTTGGCCGCAAACGCCGAAAAAAAAGAGGCTAAGACGCCTAAAAGCGAAGTTTGGTTAAGCACGGCGCAAGAAAAGATAAGAGATAGGATTTTTAAAATGAATGGCTCTAATCTTAGCTTTTTCGAGCTAATTTTAGGCGAAAGCGGCATGGGAAAGACCTTTTTACTAGAAATGACGGCACGCGAGCTTGGCGGAGTATACGTCAAAGCTCGCAAAAGCCTAAGCGCAAGCGCATTTATGAGCCTACTTTTACGCGCCATCGGCGAAAAACCGAGCGGAAACACGGATGATAAATTCGAAGCTTTTTGTGAGGCTATAACGCAGAGCAAAACGAGGCTAATAATCGTGGATGAAGCTGATTTGTTCGTTAAGGACAACGACTTAACATTTGAGAGAAAATTTGAGCTTTTAAGGGAAATTTACGAGTACGGTAAACGAAATAACTTAGGTATAGCCGTCATAGCGGTAGGTCTTGGTGTGCTTAAAAAACGTATAGATAAGCTGGGTGGCTATTTACAAAGCAGGCTTACTTATTCTCCGGAGATGGTTTTAAGCAAGGACGAGCTCATAAAAATCGGTCAAATGAACGGAATAGAGGGGGAAATAGCGGAGTTTTTAGCCGAAGGCGACAATGCAAGGCTATATGAAAAAACGTCGCTAAATTTAGCTTTGGGATACGAAGCTAAAGTGGCGGCCAATCTAGTATATCAAACAAGGAGAGCGTAA
- a CDS encoding host-nuclease inhibitor Gam family protein has translation MQINSFSDVDVALKRLCELSVGIEKINGEVTLECNRVKEARKSEVERLESEKSFLEQQITLFCEDNKAEFAEKRSKEFTFGEIGYRISKSVSLPRVKAKLEALVSSIKAFGLAKECISYTETPNKEALAELKDEDLVKLGLKRVVKDNFRIVPKIESLEIGK, from the coding sequence ATGCAAATAAATAGTTTTAGTGATGTTGATGTTGCCTTAAAAAGGCTTTGCGAGCTAAGCGTAGGGATCGAAAAAATCAACGGCGAAGTAACGCTTGAGTGTAACCGTGTAAAAGAAGCTAGAAAGAGCGAAGTTGAAAGACTAGAGAGTGAAAAAAGCTTTTTAGAGCAGCAAATCACACTATTTTGCGAGGACAATAAGGCTGAATTTGCCGAAAAACGCTCAAAAGAATTTACCTTTGGAGAGATAGGATACCGCATAAGTAAGAGCGTAAGCTTGCCACGAGTAAAAGCAAAACTTGAGGCATTAGTTAGCTCAATAAAAGCGTTTGGATTGGCCAAAGAATGCATAAGCTATACGGAGACACCAAACAAAGAGGCTTTAGCAGAGTTAAAAGATGAGGATCTAGTAAAACTTGGTCTTAAAAGAGTAGTGAAAGATAATTTTAGGATAGTGCCTAAGATAGAGAGCCTGGAGATAGGAAAATGA
- a CDS encoding DNA cytosine methyltransferase encodes MRILNLFAGLGGNRRLWDNVTDIRVTAVELDEAVAHAYAFRYPNDEIVIADAYDYAAKHYDEFDFIWASPPCQTHSKLNFGNVRWKNSRKLPDFNLYSLIAYLQKRCQTKWVVENVIPFYTPLIAPNVLLGRHYFWCNFHIAKKDFKPKVAIADVKLGDFKDFDITAFKDIKNKRQILRNEVNYELGKYVFKCAINNETKIQKEPDLGLFNDN; translated from the coding sequence TTGAGAATTCTAAATTTATTCGCAGGTCTTGGCGGAAACCGAAGACTGTGGGATAACGTAACTGACATAAGAGTAACGGCCGTCGAGCTTGACGAAGCCGTAGCGCACGCTTACGCTTTTCGTTATCCAAATGATGAGATTGTTATTGCCGATGCGTACGATTATGCAGCAAAGCATTACGACGAGTTTGATTTTATATGGGCATCGCCGCCGTGCCAAACGCATTCAAAACTAAATTTCGGTAATGTTAGATGGAAAAATTCAAGAAAATTACCAGACTTTAATCTATACTCTTTGATAGCATATCTTCAAAAAAGATGTCAGACAAAGTGGGTGGTCGAAAATGTAATACCTTTTTATACGCCCCTTATAGCTCCTAATGTTTTACTCGGTAGGCACTATTTTTGGTGCAATTTTCATATTGCTAAAAAAGATTTTAAGCCTAAGGTCGCCATAGCGGACGTTAAACTAGGCGATTTTAAAGACTTTGATATAACGGCTTTTAAGGACATAAAAAATAAGCGCCAAATACTGCGAAATGAGGTTAATTATGAGCTTGGAAAATATGTTTTTAAGTGCGCAATAAACAATGAAACAAAAATCCAAAAAGAACCCGACCTAGGATTATTTAATGACAACTAA
- a CDS encoding phage protein GemA/Gp16 family protein, translated as MSKKEEIYRKQLLAIIHTHPFYKHAKQNDAWGEFLSAWDVKSCAQLKVKELINLIAVMDGKDNPKSSTAEFATQSQIYAIKSLWQRVANDKSDKALLFFIKRITKNLYLKIEYIKKREASKILIVLKKMENK; from the coding sequence ATGAGTAAAAAAGAAGAAATTTATAGAAAGCAGCTTTTGGCAATCATCCATACGCACCCGTTTTATAAACACGCAAAACAAAATGACGCATGGGGAGAATTTTTAAGCGCTTGGGACGTAAAAAGCTGCGCGCAGTTAAAAGTAAAAGAGCTTATAAATTTAATAGCCGTTATGGACGGTAAAGATAATCCAAAGTCCAGTACAGCAGAGTTTGCAACGCAAAGTCAAATATATGCCATAAAATCTCTTTGGCAAAGAGTGGCTAATGATAAAAGCGACAAAGCCTTACTATTTTTCATAAAGCGGATAACTAAAAATTTATACCTAAAAATAGAGTATATAAAAAAGAGAGAGGCCTCAAAAATACTTATAGTTTTAAAGAAGATGGAGAATAAATAA
- a CDS encoding HK97 gp10 family phage protein, producing MKNIDKYLKDFLFRVGSGVAQVAKEKTAPIRTGNLKRDIRVFEANASEVKIGNTLKIKYAKYVHSGTRAYTIKPRNKKALANKKAGLFFGKKVKHPGIKANPYLLNAWNIYKNGGLKRASDELAQNVGKEIVKEIKVILKN from the coding sequence ATGAAAAATATCGACAAATATTTAAAAGACTTCCTTTTTAGAGTGGGTTCGGGCGTAGCGCAGGTCGCCAAAGAAAAAACAGCACCTATAAGAACAGGCAATCTTAAAAGAGATATAAGGGTGTTTGAGGCAAACGCTAGTGAAGTGAAAATAGGCAATACCTTAAAAATAAAATATGCCAAATATGTCCATAGCGGTACAAGAGCTTATACTATCAAACCCAGAAATAAAAAAGCTTTAGCCAATAAAAAGGCGGGATTATTTTTTGGTAAAAAGGTAAAACACCCCGGCATAAAGGCAAATCCATATCTGTTAAACGCTTGGAATATCTACAAAAACGGCGGCTTGAAACGCGCTAGCGACGAGCTAGCACAAAATGTGGGCAAAGAGATAGTAAAAGAGATAAAAGTGATTTTAAAAAATTAA
- a CDS encoding terminase large subunit domain-containing protein, giving the protein MAYSKQTKELVLNLISSGYSLSEISKEYKIDVSTLSRWKGKEDKQGRLTAQNLKAQIAELSKGKSSDSKAKQIAMLSASLSRLEGQKAKEAKVKNKKKPTTIMNADYESLKAKAMDEGGLYGYQKDFINDTSQFRIVLKSRQIGFSYASSLDALLGAVAGRNQLFLSASEEQARILMNYLDGWAEKFGILFAKNSEYEKSLDSGATIRVMAHNFRTVQGFTGDIWMDEFAWYPNQKRIWHAFVPSIGAVAGRLTILSTPFEENSLFHELFDNETKYYMFSRHRVDIYRAIEDGLNFDLETMRDLFDADTWASAYECQFIDDENALLSVELIKSCIKDYAPTLPAKSVPQYAGFDVGRTKDRSAHIAVYDEGGIKKLSVLDVIAKASFEAQENLLIDFLRFNPLAMQKIDKTGIGMSVAEKVKRRFSSRVQGVYFTQSSKEAMALNLKKHFEDKSIIIPNDPALIADLHAIKRKAGAKSFTYDSDRNEHGHADRFWALALALSYFEKVRDKRGKAYII; this is encoded by the coding sequence ATGGCGTATTCTAAGCAGACAAAAGAACTCGTTTTAAATTTAATCTCCTCTGGATACTCGTTGTCTGAAATTAGCAAAGAATACAAGATTGACGTATCTACTCTATCGCGTTGGAAAGGCAAAGAGGATAAGCAAGGCCGCCTAACCGCTCAAAATTTAAAAGCTCAAATCGCAGAGCTTAGCAAAGGCAAAAGTAGCGACAGCAAGGCAAAACAAATAGCGATGCTCTCCGCGTCTTTATCTCGCCTTGAAGGCCAAAAGGCAAAAGAGGCGAAGGTAAAAAATAAGAAAAAGCCTACCACCATAATGAACGCAGACTATGAAAGCCTAAAGGCTAAAGCTATGGATGAGGGCGGGCTTTACGGTTATCAAAAAGATTTTATCAATGACACGTCTCAGTTTCGTATCGTGCTAAAATCCCGCCAAATAGGTTTTTCATACGCCTCGAGCCTTGATGCGCTGCTTGGAGCCGTTGCGGGTCGTAATCAGCTGTTTTTGAGCGCGAGCGAAGAGCAAGCTAGGATTTTAATGAACTACCTAGACGGATGGGCTGAGAAATTCGGCATACTTTTTGCTAAAAATAGCGAATACGAAAAGAGCCTAGATAGCGGCGCTACGATTAGGGTTATGGCTCATAACTTCCGCACGGTGCAAGGTTTTACGGGCGATATTTGGATGGATGAGTTCGCTTGGTATCCAAATCAAAAGCGAATCTGGCATGCTTTCGTGCCCTCAATCGGCGCGGTAGCGGGTCGCCTCACTATCCTATCTACGCCGTTTGAAGAGAATTCGCTATTTCACGAGCTATTCGACAATGAAACAAAATACTATATGTTTTCGAGGCATAGAGTAGATATTTACAGGGCCATAGAGGACGGACTAAATTTCGATCTTGAAACTATGCGGGATCTTTTTGACGCCGATACGTGGGCTAGCGCGTACGAGTGCCAATTCATAGACGACGAAAATGCGCTTTTAAGCGTGGAGCTTATAAAAAGTTGTATAAAAGACTATGCACCGACGCTTCCGGCTAAAAGCGTCCCGCAATATGCAGGATTTGACGTTGGCCGCACGAAAGATAGATCGGCTCATATAGCCGTATACGACGAAGGCGGCATAAAGAAGCTAAGCGTGCTAGATGTTATCGCCAAAGCAAGCTTTGAAGCGCAAGAAAATTTACTCATCGATTTTTTACGGTTTAATCCTTTAGCTATGCAAAAGATAGATAAAACCGGTATTGGCATGAGCGTAGCCGAAAAGGTAAAAAGGCGCTTTTCTTCAAGGGTGCAAGGGGTCTATTTTACGCAAAGTAGCAAAGAGGCTATGGCGCTAAATTTAAAAAAGCACTTTGAAGATAAAAGCATAATCATCCCAAACGACCCGGCATTAATAGCCGATCTTCACGCTATAAAGCGAAAAGCGGGCGCTAAAAGCTTTACCTACGACAGCGACCGCAACGAACACGGCCACGCCGACCGCTTTTGGGCGTTAGCTCTCGCGCTTAGCTACTTTGAAAAGGTAAGGGACAAAAGAGGCAAGGCGTATATTATTTAA